Genomic DNA from Rhodothermus bifroesti:
GGTTACAGCTTCAATGGGTTGATCTTCACGCAGCGTGCTGCCGCTGTCGCATGCGGTAAGCGTGAAGCAAAAAGCAGCTAGCAGAAGTCCAATACGCATAGGGCACTTTAGGATGGTTTACACATCTAGGGTGAACGTGACAAACCAGCGACGTCCGGGCTGAAAAGGCATCAGCGCAGGCCGCTTGAGGTTGAAGAGGTTAAAAGCCCCGCCTTGGAGCTTCAGATGGCGGTTGAGCGCGCGTTCAAGGGTTACGTGCCAAAGACTGTAGCCGGGCACGTATTCGTCGGGGCGATTGACTACGCCATTGCCGTCTACGTCCCGGTAGCCGTAGCGACTCCGCCAGATGCCCCGTAGGGTAAACTGAAGGCCTGCCAGTGGTACTGCACCGCGCACGTGCACCGTGCCACTATGGCGCGAGCGGCCTAGGAGTCCACCGTAGTCGCTTCGACGCAGCCGGTAGTCGCGGCCTGAAGGCGCACGTCCAAAGAGCTGTCCCGCTTCGATGGCCTCAAGCACATCCCGATCTGCCGTTTCTAAGTACTGATAGCTGAACGCAAATTCCAGCGAGTTCCAAGGGGTAAACGTAAGCGTGCTTTCTAGGCCACGGGTAAAGAGACGCTCTACGTTGAAGTAGGTGTAGACAAAGGCTTGGTTGGTCTTTTGCGCGACTGGTTGCGTGTCGATCAGGTCGCGTACTTCGTTGTGAAAGGCATTCAGTGTAAGTGTTAGGCCGGTAAAGAGCGTGATTTCGCCTCCTAGGTTGAGCGCTACTGAATTTTCAGGGCGCAGCATGTCTACGCTTTGGGGATCAATGAAGAGCTGGGCGATTTGGCCTTCCTCTTGCAGTCGACGGAGCTCTTCCTGAAAGCGCGTTACACCAAAGACGCTGTAGCCAGCGGCTGCATTCGTAAAGACCAAATAGCGCTGCCGAAACTCAGGCGCTTTGAAGCCGCTGCCGATTGAGGCGCGCAGCCGGTAGCGATCGGCAGGCCGAAACAGTACGGCCAGGCGAGGGCTCAGGCGCGTGCTGTAGTCACGGTGGGCATCGAAGCGAAAACCCGAGACGATTTCAAGCCATGGCCGCGGGGCCCACTCATGCTGCACAAAGACAAAGCCGCTGTAGGTGCTGATGCGACGATCGTAGCGATCCCCCTGGAGCGCTTCTTGAATAGCTCCACTCCCCACCGTAAGGAGCTGATGGTCGCTCAGGAGCTGCTGTGCGCGCAGCTCTAGCTTGCGATAGGCTTGGGTAAAGTGATCCTGGGAATACAACGCCCCATCGGTTTGTCGCGTCATCTGGGTGTGGGTGGTGTAGCTACTGGCATAGCCAGAGGCTTCCAGCCGAAGGCGTCGTGTAGCTTGGAGCTCAAGGCGCGGATGCAGGCTCCAGTCCGACTGGCGGTGCTGCTCGTCGTGCACCAGGCCTTGCAAGGCAAAGGTGCTCTGGCGCCGCTGGTGATGCCAGCGGCCAGCAAGCGACACGTGCGAACGTCGGGTGAGGTCCCAGCGCAGCAACGCGTCGGCAGTATAGTCGCGTAGCGCAGGGGCTGTCGGACCGTAGACCTCGGGGGCTAAGTCGTAGCCTTCGGTACGGTAATGGTCCAGCAAGAAGGAAGCTCCGAAACGGCCGCGTCGCATCTCAGCAGTTGTGCCAAGCTGATAGGTCTGGTGGGTTTCGGTGCGGGCATGTAGCGAAGCGGCTAGGGGGGATTGGGGAGGGCGACGGATCAGATTGACGACACCGGCCAAAGCTTCGCTGCCGTAAAGTGACGAAGTAGGGCCGCGTACGATTTCGATGCGCTCTAGACCCTGAACGGTAAAGCGATCCAGATCGAGCGTACCGGCCGTGCGGCCAATGATAGGTTCACCGTCGATCAGAAAAAGCGTGTAATCGGGCTCAAAACCCTGCATCATGAGCCCGGTGCCGTGGTCTTCAAAAATCAACAGCCCGGGCTGTTCGGCCAGCAGGTCTGAGAGTCGTGCAGCTCCTGTACGGGCTATGGTTGCGCTTGTGACAAGCTGCACGGGGACTGGCACGTCGGTTAGGGCACGAGCCGAACGTGTGGCGGTGATCACTACGGGTGGTAGTGGAATGACCTTGCTGGTGTCGGGACCCACCTGCGGCAGTGTCACTAGGAGGAGGAGTAAGGGAACAAACATCTCTTCATTACTAAAACT
This window encodes:
- a CDS encoding TonB-dependent receptor plug domain-containing protein, translating into MFVPLLLLLVTLPQVGPDTSKVIPLPPVVITATRSARALTDVPVPVQLVTSATIARTGAARLSDLLAEQPGLLIFEDHGTGLMMQGFEPDYTLFLIDGEPIIGRTAGTLDLDRFTVQGLERIEIVRGPTSSLYGSEALAGVVNLIRRPPQSPLAASLHARTETHQTYQLGTTAEMRRGRFGASFLLDHYRTEGYDLAPEVYGPTAPALRDYTADALLRWDLTRRSHVSLAGRWHHQRRQSTFALQGLVHDEQHRQSDWSLHPRLELQATRRLRLEASGYASSYTTHTQMTRQTDGALYSQDHFTQAYRKLELRAQQLLSDHQLLTVGSGAIQEALQGDRYDRRISTYSGFVFVQHEWAPRPWLEIVSGFRFDAHRDYSTRLSPRLAVLFRPADRYRLRASIGSGFKAPEFRQRYLVFTNAAAGYSVFGVTRFQEELRRLQEEGQIAQLFIDPQSVDMLRPENSVALNLGGEITLFTGLTLTLNAFHNEVRDLIDTQPVAQKTNQAFVYTYFNVERLFTRGLESTLTFTPWNSLEFAFSYQYLETADRDVLEAIEAGQLFGRAPSGRDYRLRRSDYGGLLGRSRHSGTVHVRGAVPLAGLQFTLRGIWRSRYGYRDVDGNGVVNRPDEYVPGYSLWHVTLERALNRHLKLQGGAFNLFNLKRPALMPFQPGRRWFVTFTLDV